Within the Megalops cyprinoides isolate fMegCyp1 chromosome 10, fMegCyp1.pri, whole genome shotgun sequence genome, the region AGGAAGCGCGCGGAGAGCGCTCGAGCCcgcatttgaatttgaataatgGCGGGAGAATGTAACTGCCAGCAGAGTAACCGCCGGAGGAGTGCGCGGAAGCGCAGAGTCACAGtcactcacagtcacagtcactcacagtcacagtctcACTGCCCTGCCTTTAAATACACTAACGGTGCTTGTAGTTTGACCTGCCGGCACCTTTCAGTGTCTGCTGCTTAAGTCTGACTCAGGCTAAGTTAAGTTTAAGGCAGTTTAATTGTCACAAGCATGGCAATGATGGCATTGCTGAGATATCGTAGCGGTTTTGGAATTGTATCTGATGTAGATGTTGGCTTTTCGTGTCGTTTTTTGTGTGCAGTCCAGGTTCATTAGCATTTATTGGGATTTGGGGGTATTTTACAATGATGTTTAAACTGTTGTGTTGGCATAAAATACTTAATTGCTTGAACAACATGCTCATGTTTAAATGGTAATATTAcgttatttatttcttcattgtATAGATTGATGGAGACAAGGCAGTCAAAAGCAAGGAAGAGGTCTGTATTCAAGATATTTTTCAATAGCTTTTCTGCTTATTGGGTCAAGGATTTTGGGTACTTCTCATTTTGTAGTTAATTATAttctttgtatttctgtattaatCGTAGTCATATGATTGAAGGACACTTTGATTTTTCTTGACAGGGTTTGATGTTTTTCTGCTTGgtactgtattatttattttgataaacCTTTTTACCTCCTTTTTACAATTCAGCCTAGACGCTCAGCAAGATTGTCAGCTGTAAGTACTTTTTCCTTTAAAGATTTTTAAGCATGTATTAGTGTCATGTGGTGTAACTAAATTGTGGCTCAATTTTTCAGTGACGTTGAAGTCTGTGTACATctttgtaaaacatttatttgtttcttagaaACCTGCACCTCCTAAACCAGAGCCCAAACCCAAAAAAGCTGCACCTAAGGTATGGAAAACtgttaaacagaacaaaaattcAAACCACACTTATATGAAGTTATATTGTTGCATATGGCATTAGTGCAAGAGAGACGTGGAAAGACCTTTATGTGTAATTACCATGGGCCAGAAACCATAAGTAACAGTAAGTAATAATGTAAGCCAGAATTTGTGCGGATTTCATATCACTTTATAGAAACCTTTAAGCTGGCAAAGCTCTACGAAAACAGCTGAGGGGTATTGTACTTACAAATGTCCCAGAGTAGCATATCCTCTTGGAGGGGAAGTGAGAGAGGTTAAAATGCCCACATAATCTGAAGGGAGGTTTGAGACAGTGAGCTAACATCAGTGGCTAAACAACTGTATGCAACTACTTATTCTGAgccagttttatttatatattttttgcagaaGGCAGCCAAAGGAAAGAAGGGCAAGGAAGCCCCTGCTGAAAACAGTGATGCCAAGACAGACCAGGTGTGTGTCAGGTAGAGGGGAGTGGGTAAATATTAGCCACAGCACCTTGGCTGCACATCCTTTTCCTGCCTCATGGGGGCATGTGATCTCACTCAATTCCACCACAAAGCCAAATAAAGttgaatatactgtaaaataaatttatttttataccaGCTGTGGTCTGCACAGTAATCAAGGGAGTATCAAATCTCACTCTCAGATACTGTGCTCAGAGTGTGGAGTTCTCACTTTTACACTGTAGCACTTAGATGttgtgtaagtcactttgggtaagaacatttaaaagcaaatccTGGACTGTGGAATTGCCATCTTTAGGATCTGTTCAGACCATGGAAGAAGAGTGGAATGTTGGATTTCTGATATTCACACTTGCTGATTGACCTGTCCATGCCTGTGCTgtccagtttgttttttaaacatttaacttaTCTTTTTCACCTACAGATTTTAATCGAAAGATCATCCTTACAGCTGTTTAGTTTGTTCAGAATATTGGTTTTTTACACTTTGGTAGTATGCTTTAGCTAAGAGGCCAAGTTTCAGAAATATTATTGTTGCCAGGATAACCTCATCTGCTAAGAAAAATTTAGCAAAATCTTGTTTTCTAGGTACATTCTGAGTAACATTCAAACACTGTTTGAATAGgtagtgtgtatatgtgcagaCACCAGTGAAATAGTGCAGAATGCATACTGTAGCTAATATTCACCATGTTATGAATAAAGTATCAGAGTTCCTTCTGTTGCTCTCATGTTGGGTAAATGACTTAATCCAGCTAAATAAGGCAAACATTACAAAAAGGTCTGCAGTCGGTAACGATTGAGTCACAAGATGTTGcagttttcaaatatttttatttatttattgattgatttagtTTAAGGACCAGCGGGAAGTCTGTGTTGGGCTGCGTCTTTAATATCCTAGACGGGTGTGTGCATCTGTCAGGTGACCAAATCTCTTCACTTGTCTTTTTAGGCACAGAAGGCTGAGGCTGCAGCAGACACCAAATGAACAGCGTTTGAAATTTTTTTGATCATTCTATGTACTTGGTGACTGTACAGTTCGAAATAACTATTTTTTACCAAGTTTTATATAAAAGAAATGCGGTTTTTAGTTCCATTGTCAGCTTACATATAATGTGTTGAAACTGTGCAAAGGGGTTTTTCTTGTGTTCAGATCTTTTTTATGCCATTGTTATATTAACTCCGTCCATATCCTGTCAAAAATAATGTGCCCTCTCTAAATCAGTTTTAAACTGCTGAATGttaccattttatttcctacatttggtttttaaaatacaattttaaatacCAAACATTATCATGGCagctaaaatgtatttgtaaaacaaatattgcgggataaaatattttccccatttttttaaataaatgaaaataatataatataatttcagCTGAGtagtaaaaaatgtattgaaacaAGACAAACAGCAGGTTCTGATTATGAAGGTGTACCAGTCTTTAATTATGGTTTCacttaaaaaagataaaaggatAATGTAAGATTGTAATTCAACCCTTAttattgaatttaaaatgtgaacttcaaatttgtttaaactgatgaaaatgtttttttttttcttgttttgtttttcactaaaaattattttataactTTTGGAAGCCTTTGTGACGTCctcaaaaatattaatgttctTTTCAACTTTTCATGAGTAATAAAGGACAGCACAAAAActtttggttttgctttattatttaaaaagaaaatgtcccCATGGAATGACATGAAacatgttgtgtgttttttggtgtgCTTTGAGTTTGTCTGATCTTATGGGTAAACCATTTACAAAGAACAGGGTctaggtggggggggggggtagtct harbors:
- the hmgn2 gene encoding non-histone chromosomal protein HMG-17; this translates as MPKRKIDGDKAVKSKEEPRRSARLSAKPAPPKPEPKPKKAAPKKAAKGKKGKEAPAENSDAKTDQAQKAEAAADTK